In Penicillium psychrofluorescens genome assembly, chromosome: 5, a single window of DNA contains:
- a CDS encoding uncharacterized protein (ID:PFLUO_007288-T1.cds;~source:funannotate), with the protein MEKGDHSTAPYRGPKLPNVPDDLVVPGILDLDCDERLWVPQSKDVWFRPLCFNVSHGYFVNILRVRKSGILSRHRHTGPVHATVLRGRWHYLEHDWWAEEGGYAFEPPGDIHTLEVPDGVMEMVTLFHVTGAYIYVDIDGVSLGIEDVFSKLQAARTHYEDVGLGASFADQFVR; encoded by the coding sequence ATGGAAAAAGGCGACCATTCCACTGCTCCATACCGGGGCCCCAAGCTCCCCAATGTGCCCGACGACCTTGTTGTTCCAGGAATCCTTGATCTAGATTGCGACGAACGTCTCTGGGTCCCTCAATCCAAAGACGTCTGGTTTCGACCGTTGTGTTTCAATGTATCGCACGGCTACTTTGTCAACATCCTGCGCGTGAGAAAGAGTGGCATTTTGTCACGTCATAGACACACTGGTCCCGTACATGCAACAGTTCTACGGGGTCGGTGGCACTATCTTGAGCACGACTGGTGGGCCGAGGAAGGCGGATACGCCTTCGAACCTCCGGGCGACATTCATACTCTAGAAGTCCCGGACGGagtgatggagatggtgacaTTGTTCCATGTGACAGGCGCATATATCTATGTGGACATTGATGGTGTTTCTCTAGGCATCGAGGATGTCTTCAGCAAGCTACAGGCGGCGAGGACGCATTACGAGGATGTTGGACTGGGCGCTAGCTTTGCGGATCAGTTTGTGAGGTAG
- a CDS encoding uncharacterized protein (ID:PFLUO_007285-T1.cds;~source:funannotate): protein MEAVNKKTEQSHDEPISGVQSKGAANDPYEAGNRDEQTDTPAADGNTASQEPKLDGQPLTKVPQSTASSTYAKPSTTATADMASTTAAGSSNTAPAGLSKSTEDTNVGTKDEGKKQRDTDNTEGDGDAQEQRHEGRRGTAVIMEDHGVSKEALKGPQGPAPHAAAEFEKEGKKETKNEQRTESKGETGASPKDREESSGNNEKQGVMSKMKEGLTKVAHPRHGKQPSQ from the exons ATGGAGGCAGTTAACAAA AAGACCGAGCAATCGCACGACGAGCCCATCTCCGGCGTCCAGAGCAAAGGTGCCGCCAATGACCCGTACGAGGCCGGCAACCGGGACG AACAAACCGACACCCCTGCCGCGGATGGTAATACCGCATCACAGGAACCTAAGCTGGACGGCCAGCCCCTAACGAAGGTGCCCCAGTCAACCGCTAGCTCTACTTACGCTAAGCCCTCTACTACCGCTACTGCGGATATGGCTTCCACCACCGCTGCGGGCTCGTCGAACACCGCTCCCGCCGGCTTATCCAAGTCTACCGAAGATACCAATGTTGGCACCAAGGATGAGGGTAAGAAGCAGCGCGATACCGATAATACCGagggcgatggggatgcCCAGGAACAGAGACATGAGGGCCGTCGCGGGACCGCTGTGATCATGGAAGATCACGGCGTTAGTAAGGAGGCGCTAAAGGGGCCTCAAGGTCCGGCACCGCACGCGGCCGCtgagtttgagaaggagggcaagaaggaaaCGAAGAATGAACAGCGTACTGAGTCGA AGGGTGAGACCGGTGCCTCTCCAAAGGATAGAGAGGAATCTTCTGGAAACAATGAAAAGCAGGGTGTCATGTCGAAGATGAAGGAAGGTCTGACGAAGGTTGCTCATCCGCGTCATGGTAAGCAGCCTAGCCAGTAA
- a CDS encoding uncharacterized protein (ID:PFLUO_007283-T1.cds;~source:funannotate), giving the protein MPLRVIVVGAGIAGLCAAVALRQHGHSVTIFEKSKFATEVGAAIALSPNGVLVLQGLGFSFQNARAQSQDVWESLDGRTLERLAYTEVTDAQERFGAPFLAIHRVDLHTELLRLALDDDQERGSCSPPAALHLNCRIVAVQPEQGTVQLEDGSLHHADLVVAADGLRSVIRPAVVSREKEGEAMPIPSGMSAFRFLVPTASLKHDAVYERAKKWKYARGVTVMADTQDPDFKDRHIVWYACQE; this is encoded by the exons atGCCTTTACGCGTTATCGTGGTAGGAGCCGGTATTGCAGGACTCTGCGCTGCCGTGGCGCTGCGACAGCATGGGCACTCAGTGACG ATATTTGAAAAGTCCAAGTTCGCCACGGAGGTCGGTGCTGCTATTGCGCTCTCACCCAACGGCGTGCTCGTTCTGCAAGGCCTGGGCTTTTCTTTCCAAAATGCCCGCGCCCAGTCCCAGGATGTATGGGAATCGCTTGATGGCCGGACTCTGGAACGTCTCGCGTACACCGAAGTGACCGATGCGCAGGAGAGATTCGGCGCTCCGTTTCTGGCCATTCATCGCGTGGATCTTCATACCGAATTGCTTCGGCTTGCTCTGGACGATGACCAAGAGCGCGGCTCCTGCTCACCACCGGCAGCGCTTCATCTCAACTGTCGCATTGTTGCAGTACAGCCAGAGCAGGGAACGGTTCAGTTGGAGGACGGTTCGCTGCACCATGCCGATTTGGTCGTCGCTGCCGATGGCCTACGCTCTGTAATCCGACCAGCGGTGGTGAGTCGcgagaaagaaggagaagcaaTGCCCATTCCGTCTGGCATGAGTGCGTTCCGGTTCCTCGTTCCGACCGCCAGCCTAAAGCACGATGCCGTGTATGAGAGAGCGAAGAAATGGAAGTACGCCCGAGGAGTCACGGTCATGGCCGATACTCAAGATCCTGACTTTAAAGACCGCCATATTGTCTGGTATGCGTGCCAGGAGTAA
- a CDS encoding uncharacterized protein (ID:PFLUO_007284-T1.cds;~source:funannotate), giving the protein MVANEGVEERFAREQRRRAGSNGGVLRIVYMAAFLVDVGECLASPFGGTLPPFIPTDDQDMCIMLDPQTRFYHDLPKPEQDHWASELRRSPVSTQYTALTHAAYLCHPTSYIVTSEDQGLPQVIQRKMVQDMCDKYGITIPTTTLQASHSPFLSMPEELLDAVKRFIAADGRL; this is encoded by the exons ATGGTGGCCAACGAGGGTGTCGAGGAGAGGTTCGCGAGGGAGCAGAGGAGACGGGCGGGGAGCAACGGCGGCGTACTGAGGATCGTGTACATGGCGGCGTTTCTGGTGGACGTTGGGGAGTGCTTGGCTTCTCCGTTTGGGGGCACGCTGCCGCCCTTTATTCCCACCGAT GACCAAGACATGTGCATCATGCTCGACCCGCAAACCCGCTTCTACCACGACCTCCCCAAGCCCGAGCAGGACCACTGGGCTTCCGAGCTGCGCCGCAGCCCCGTCTCGACGCAGTACACGGCGCTCACACACGCCGCGTACCTCTGTCATCCGACGTCGTACATTGTCACATCAGAGGACCAGGGCCTCCCCCAGGTGATCCAGAGAAAGATGGTGCAGGACATGTGTGACAAGTACGGCATCACGATCCCGACTACAACGCTTCAGGCGAGCCACTCCCCGTTTCTAAGCATGCCGGAGGAGTTGCTGGATGCGGTGAAGAGGTTCATTGCAGCGGATGGGCGGCTATGA
- a CDS encoding uncharacterized protein (ID:PFLUO_007287-T1.cds;~source:funannotate) — translation MKTLDAVGLLDPICSNGYRFQKLTFRNNQHQYLDAYEVGNRKLYGHDSFRVYRQDILSTLREKVQETGISIVYSQRFSHVVCETDENVTFAFVDGSQQTTNILIGADGIHSAVRGYLCPEIQPVWSKMVAIFCTAPVTAVKFPFDAYKTEMPVSVHGSAGAVHIAPQNRDGSEVMIAINWPTDERSREGWDEFEKDKERLRDIMLAGNSWNMVVQTAINAAPLETFSIWPFYTVPKLNQWSSKRGKVLVIGDAAHAIPPTGGQGLNQGLEDVLSLSLILAAIRKKKVQLRNSLDWWQDMRQQRIDRVIELAREISARRRPGWTGENAESIDSSWLFNVDIPQIVKKWEQDQSGN, via the coding sequence ATGAAGACGCTTGATGCCGTTGGACTTCTTGATCCGATCTGCAGTAACGGCTATCGATTTCAAAAACTCACCTTTCGAAATAATCAGCATCAGTATCTGGACGCTTACGAAGTGGGCAACCGTAAATTGTACGGGCACGACTCGTTCCGTGTCTATCGACAAGATATTCTAAGCACACTCCGAGAAAAGGTCCAAGAAACCGGAATTTCTATTGTCTATTCTCAGAGATTCTCTCATGTCGTTTGCGAAACTGATGAGAATGTTACATTTGCATTCGTGGATGGGAGCCAGCAGACCACAAATATTCTCATCGGTGCAGACGGCATTCATAGCGCCGTCAGAGGCTATTTATGTCCCGAAATTCAACCAGTCTGGTCAAAAATGGTGGCAATTTTTTGCACAGCTCCAGTCACGGCTGTCAAATTTCCCTTCGACGCGTACAAGACAGAGATGCCAGTTTCAGTTCACGGGTCAGCAGGGGCAGTACACATTGCCCCACAGAATCGCGATGGGAGTGAGGTCATGATAGCCATCAACTGGCCGACCGATGAGCGATCCAGAGAAGGCTGGGAtgagtttgagaaggacAAAGAAAGACTTCGCGACATTATGTTAGCGGGTAACTCCTGGAATATGGTTGTGCAAACTGCAATTAATGCGGCACCATTGGAGACATTCTCAATCTGGCCTTTTTACACCGTTCCAAAGTTAAACCAGTGGTCCTCGAAGCGAGGAAAAGTCCTTGTCATAGGCGACGCAGCACATGCCATTCCGCCAACGGGCGGCCAAGGACTGAACCAAGGGCTTGAAGACGTGCTCTCGCTGTCTTTGATTTTAGCAGCAAtccggaagaaaaaggttCAGTTGAGGAACAGCTTAGATTGGTGGCAGGACATGCGTCAGCAGAGGATTGACCGTGTGATCGAGTTGGCTAGAGAGATCAGCGCTCGAAGACGGCCAGGTTGGACGGGAGAAAATGCGGAAAGTATTGACTCCTCTTGGTTATTCAATGTGGATATACCCCAGATTGTGAAAAAATGGGAGCAAGATCAGTCGGGCAATTGA
- a CDS encoding uncharacterized protein (ID:PFLUO_007290-T1.cds;~source:funannotate): protein MQPTKTDPPVRNGFDITKGIKATSNDGSTAEGALQVERHDYIDMAPTDRERSHSMEGFDDIYTDIVDYIVRCTHRIWDERDIGLIYTHYTHNCVLYGTMGTIYERESIVRDTIQRLVTFPERRGMATQVLWNGDDKKGFYTSHLVTGTGRHTQYGHFGPATGKLFVSRTIADCMIYHNRIYREWVVADNMAIVKQLGLDPSTLAYDAAKALFDKGVEAVDIGENRRLIGQQNPQWEADSSIANNDLEAETLAWLHDMWNCRMFSRVEKHYAPNCQYHGPKMTELYGPSAVLHQHLGLLGSIPDAAYMPQHILSTPCEEGGVKVAVRWVMEGHHLGYGLLSELGKPTGLRLQIMGMTHYHYKNGKIVDEWNIYDELSIFMQVKLGQLVEEAKKNEK, encoded by the coding sequence ATGCAACCGACTAAGACCGACCCCCCCGTGAGAAACGGCTtcgacatcaccaagggTATCAAAGCTACCTCCAATGATGGCAGCACGGCCGAGGGTGCCCTTCAAGTCGAGCGTCATGACTATATCGACATGGCCCCGACAGATCGAGAGCGCTCGCACTCCATGGAAGGTTTCGACGATATCTATACCGACATTGTCGATTACATCGTGCGCTGCACGCACCGAATCTGGGATGAGCGTGACATTGGCTTAATTTATACTCACTACACCCATAACTGTGTTCTTTATGGTACCATGGGTACCATCTACGAACGTGAATCCATCGTGCGGGATACTATCCAGCGTCTGGTCACCTTCCCCGAGCGCCGTGGCATGGCCACCCAGGTTCTATGGAATGGGGACGATAAGAAAGGCTTTTACACTTCCCACTTGGTCACTGGCACCGGCCGGCACACCCAGTACGGCCATTTTGGCCCTGCCACCGGGAAACTCTTTGTGTCGCGCACCATTGCCGACTGCATGATCTACCATAACCGCATATACCGCGAGTGGGTGGTCGCCGATAACATGGCGATCGTCAAGCAACTAGGTCTAGACCCCAGCACTCTCGCATACGATGCTGCCAAGGCCCTCTTTGACAAGGGAGTTGAGGCTGTCGACATTGGCGAGAACCGCCGTCTTATCGGCCAGCAAAACCCGCAATGGGAGGCGGATAGCTCCATTGCAAACAATgacctcgaggccgagacGCTGGCTTGGCTGCATGACATGTGGAACTGTCGCATGTTCAGTCGCGTCGAGAAGCACTACGCTCCCAACTGCCAGTATCACGGTCCCAAAATGACTGAGCTGTACGGCCCTTCTGCGGTCCTGCACCAACACCTGGGCCTGCTTGGCTCCATTCCCGATGCTGCCTACATGCCCCAGCACATTCTTTCCACACCTTGTGAGGAGGGTGGTGTCAAGGTTGCGGTCCGCTGGGTCATGGAGGGCCACCACCTTGGATACGGTCTGCTGAGCGAACTGGGAAAGCCTACTGGGCTCCGCCTCCAGATTATGGGCATGACGCATTACCACTACAAAAACGGCAAGATTGTTGACGAGTGGAATATATATGATGAGCTGTCTATTTTCATGCAAGTGAAGCTTGGTCAGCTAGTTGAAGAGGCTAAGAAAAATGAGAAATAA
- a CDS encoding uncharacterized protein (ID:PFLUO_007286-T1.cds;~source:funannotate): MDFFRLITHAPTFEDEYSCFWDDPSSVSLNWLSILYSMMSIASCHSTFSSDPKDGTSQSREEISLFRHRSAQCLVLSDYTKPTVNTVEALLLYFFSQHIDRQENQFAKYLVFTTIIRVAMRAGYHRDSLHFQGISAFTGEYRRRVWLLILQFDILMSFEVGLPRMINEIETDTELPRVLRDSDLTTEMTELPPPRAEDDSILCHVIVRAGILRVLGKIQDRAVSIRPLSYDIVIQIDQSLDEQYDSVPSSLKAHHGYSITETPTALLQRLMLDLLFQKARCSLHRRFMNTQSTSYRRCIDASLRIIHHQSYIYHECRPGGFLYGYKWKVICAATYDFLLAAIIICLGVHPQNRSGQNVPLGVDLDSYGDPVELLKALEESYMIWTEWSGETHEAGVVSDIVKVVLKRVKKQRTTAPFDDNSNSELVESSHTEPPSTDMKNMSPLSTDIFADIVDLNGGIDWTQWDNQMQQQGISPHLQANAQMWFTN, from the exons ATGGACTTCTTCAGAT TGATCACTCATGCGCCCACGTTTGAAGATGAA TATAGTTGCTTTTGGGACGATCCATCCAGTGTCTCCCTGAACTGGCTCAGCATTCTGTACAGTATGATGTCTATTGCCTCATGTCACTCGACCTTTTCCAGTGACCCAAAGGATGGCACTTCCCAGTCACGGGAAGAaatctctctcttccgcCACAGGAGCGCCCAGTGTCTCGTGCTATCAGACTATACCAAGCCCACTGTCAACACAGTTGAAGCGCTACTTCTATACTTCTTTAGTCAACATATTGATCGCCAGGAGAATCAATTCGCAAAGTACCTGGTATTCACGACAATCATTCGTGTTGCCATGAGAGCAGGCTATCATCGGGATTCTTTGCATTTCCAGGGGATTTCCGCTTTCACTGGCGAATATAGACGACGGGTATGGCTTCTGATACTTCAGTTTGATATTCTCATGTCGTTCGAAGTGGGACTTCCTCGGATGATCAACGAGATTGAAACAGATACCGAGCTTCCTCGTGTTCTGCGCGATAGTGATTTGACCACAGAAATGACCGAactccctccgccgcgagCTGAAGATGACAGCATACTGTGTCATGTAATCGTGAGAGCAGGAATATTAAGAGTCCTTGGGAAAATCCAAGATCGGGCTGTGTCCATCCGTCCACTATCTTACGACATCGTCATTCAAATCGACCAATCTCTGGATGAGCAATACGACTCGgttccttcttccttgaaAGCTCACCATGGATACTCTATTACGGAAACCCCAACAGCGCTGTTGCAACGCCTGATGCTCGATCTGCTTTTCCAAAAGGCTCGTTGCTCATTACACCGACGATTTATGAATACGCAATCTACATCGTACAGAAGATGTATTGACGCATCATTGAGAATCATTCACCACCAGTCATATATCTACCACGAATGCCGACCAGGCGGGTTCCTGTATGGATACAAGTGGAAAGTGATCTGTGCTGCCACGTACGACTTTCTTCTTGCTGCCATTATTATCTGTCTTGGGGTGCACCCGCAGAATAGATCAGGGCAAAATGTACCTCTGGGTGTCGATCTGGATTCATACGGGGATCCGGTGGAATTGCTAAAGGCCTTAGAGGAGTCTTATATGATCTGGACTGAGTGGAGCGGCGAAACACATGAAGCCGGCGTGGTCTCTGATATTGTGAAAGTTGTGCTCAAGAGGGTGAAAAAGCAGCGCACCACGGCGCCTTTTGATGACAACAGCAACTCAGAATTAGTCGAATCATCTC ACACCGAACCTCCTAGCACAG ATATGAAGAACATGTCGCCGTTATCGACGGATATCTTTGCCGATATAGTCGATCTCAATGGTGGAATTGATTGG ACCCAATGGGACAATCAAATGCAGCAACAAGGCATCAGTCCCCATTTGCAAGCGAATGCTCAAATGTGGTTCACCAACTAA
- a CDS encoding uncharacterized protein (ID:PFLUO_007289-T1.cds;~source:funannotate): MAPSEFVSRSHILHRSFSDRPAKVVAGDGISLVLESGKKVIDASCGPSVSCLGHSQPEITDAITNHLKNDIAYVYSGSPYTNGATEELADILLSHKPGGLSKAIFVNSGSEATDAALKLAVQYWHERGQPQRTHFIARKQSYHGNTIGALCVSGHESRREFYKDFMSSNVSFLDPCYAYRMKGKSESDEAFAQRLARQFEDEILCVGPDRVAGFVTETVSGTTLGCLPAVPGYFKLIRAICDKYGVLLILDEIICGMGKTGTMHAWQQEDIRGPDIQTIGKALGAGFVPLSGVLLHQKIFDALSAGSGGLAHGHTFQAHPLACAAAIAAQKIIKRDNLVERTAQMGKKLEILLRREIGPLPLVGDIRGRGLFWAVEFVVEKDTKTAFSPRINFCNHVVKQSLEMGLNILGNLGYTGKYQVDHVIICPPYIVTDCELEEIVSRLKAAIVKTSQPFVKSEPTTDVVKLQRKVKATEAGLVG; this comes from the exons atggctcccTCCGAGTTCGTTTCTCGTTCTCACATTCTCCATCGGTCCTTTTCCGACAGACCCGCCAAAGTTGTCGCAGGAGACGGCATTAGTCTCGTCTTGGAGAGCGGCAAGAAAGTTATCGATGCAAGCTGTGGCCCCTCAGTATCGTGCCTGGGTCACTCCCAACCAGAGATCACGGATGCCATCACGAATCATCTCAAGAATGACATTGCCTACGTCTATTCAGGTTCTCCGTACACAAACGGCGCGACGGAGGAATTAGCAGACATCCTATTGTCACACAAACCTGGCGGGCTGTCAAAGGCCATCTTCGTCAACTCGGGTAGTGAAGCGACGGACGCAGCTCTCAAACTAGCTGTGCAGTACTGGCACGAGCGAGGACAACCTCAACGGACACACTTTATTGCGCGAAAACAAAGTTATCACGGCAATACTATCGGAGCGCTTTGCGTATCCGGTCATGAGTCTCGCCGAGAGTTTTACAAAGACTTCATGTCTTCCAATGTGTCCTTTCTGGATCCCTGTTACGCCTACCGAATGAAGGGTAAGAGTGAATCGGACGAGGCCTTTGCCCAACGCCTTGCCCGCCAGTTTGAGGATGAAATTCTATGCGTAGGCCCGGATCGCGTTGCTGGCTTTGTCACTGAAACTGTTAGCGGGACCACGCTGGGCTGCTTGCCCGCTGTACCTGGATATTTCAAGCTTATCAGGGCCATCTGCGATAAATATGGCGTGTTATTGATCTTGGACGAG ATTATTTGCGGTATGGGTAAGACAGGCACCATGCATGCGTGGCAGCAGGAGGATATTCGTGGACCCGATATTCAGACCATTGGCAAGGCCCTTGGAGCAGGCTTCGTCCCTCTCTCCGGTGTATTGCTGCACCAGAAGATTTTTGATGCTTTGTCTGCTGGCTCCGGTGGATTGGCACATGGTCATACCTTCCAG GCTCACCCACTTGCTTGTGCTGCCGCCATTGCAGCTCAAAAGATCATTAAGCGCGACAACTTGGTCGAGCGGACTGCGCAGATGGGAAAGAAACTTGAAATACTGCTGCGGAGGGAGATTGGCCCTCTACCACTGGTTGGTGATATTCGTGGCCGGGGCTTGTTCTGGGCCGTGGAGTTCGTCGTTGAGAAAGACACAAAGACAGCGTTCTCGCCGAGAATCAATTTCTGCAATCATGTTGTGAAGCAGAGTTTAGAGATGGGATTGAACATTCTTGGAAATCTTGGCTATACTGGCAAATACCAGGTTGACCATGTCATTATTTGCCCGCCTTATATAGTAACAGACTGCGAGCTTGAGGAAATTGTGTCCCGTCTGAAAGCTGCAATTGTGAAGACAAGCCAGCCTTTTGTCAAGTCCGAACCCACAACAGATGTGGTAAAGCTTCAAAGGAAGGTGAAGGCTACCGAGGCTGGACTCGTTGGTTGA